A single genomic interval of Terriglobus albidus harbors:
- a CDS encoding alpha/beta hydrolase → MRLSLYRLSCAVLLLATCAGADAQTATPSTTPVRPPAPTRDAHTPGYVEAKDLVDGELPPADQDGNFILGPTHQPAPEAVAHEGIPHGDVGEFVLSSADSKIYPGIAREANTFGTPDPNDPAKLIVTTSHPAPYTRKVTVYVPKQYVAGTAAPFIVGADGPDTLLFTVLDSLIAAHKVPPMIAISISNGSGDAQGSERGLEYDTMSGRYAEFVEQEVLPKVESQFHVKLTHDPEGRASMGGSSGGSCALIMAWYHPELYHRVLTYSGTYVNQQWPSDPKTPHGAWEFHEHLIPQSARKPIRLWMEVGDRDHLNPNAMRDNMHDWVVANENMARVLKAKGYHYQFVFARNAGHTDRTVKQQTLAEALEYLWKGYKF, encoded by the coding sequence ATGCGTCTGTCTCTCTACCGTCTCTCCTGTGCCGTCCTTCTGCTGGCAACCTGCGCGGGAGCGGATGCACAAACCGCGACACCGTCCACGACACCGGTCCGGCCACCGGCGCCGACACGTGATGCGCACACGCCCGGTTATGTCGAGGCGAAAGATCTGGTCGATGGGGAGCTTCCGCCAGCGGACCAGGATGGCAACTTCATTCTTGGGCCGACACATCAGCCCGCACCAGAGGCCGTCGCTCACGAAGGAATACCGCATGGCGATGTCGGCGAGTTTGTCCTGAGCTCGGCCGACAGCAAGATCTATCCGGGCATTGCGCGGGAGGCGAATACCTTCGGCACTCCCGATCCGAACGATCCGGCGAAGCTGATCGTCACCACCAGCCATCCCGCCCCCTATACGCGCAAGGTCACGGTCTACGTGCCGAAGCAGTATGTTGCGGGCACAGCCGCGCCCTTCATTGTCGGCGCCGATGGGCCGGATACGCTGCTCTTCACTGTGCTCGACTCGCTGATCGCCGCACATAAGGTTCCGCCGATGATTGCCATCTCCATCTCAAACGGCAGTGGCGATGCCCAGGGCAGTGAACGCGGCCTTGAGTACGACACCATGTCGGGGCGCTATGCGGAGTTTGTCGAGCAGGAGGTTTTACCGAAGGTGGAGTCGCAGTTTCATGTGAAGCTTACGCATGATCCAGAGGGCCGCGCCAGTATGGGCGGAAGCTCGGGCGGGTCATGCGCTCTGATCATGGCCTGGTATCACCCGGAGCTTTACCATCGCGTCCTGACCTACTCCGGCACATATGTGAACCAGCAGTGGCCGAGCGACCCGAAGACTCCGCATGGAGCGTGGGAGTTTCATGAACACCTGATCCCACAGTCCGCACGGAAGCCGATACGTCTGTGGATGGAGGTGGGTGACCGCGATCATCTGAATCCTAATGCCATGCGCGACAACATGCACGACTGGGTGGTAGCCAACGAGAATATGGCGCGAGTGCTGAAGGCGAAGGGCTACCACTACCAGTTCGTCTTCGCTCGCAATGCCGGGCATACCGATCGAACGGTGAAACAGCAGACGCTGGCAGAGGCGCTGGAGTATTTGTGGAAGGGATATAAGTTTTAG
- a CDS encoding rhodanese-related sulfurtransferase yields MTYTIAAFYRFLSIAEPKALAAELRRLFQDSDLLGTLLIAEEGINGTMAGSAETIDRLLATLAEKVGLDRAEVKFTASKTEPFRKLRFAVKREIITFRQNVNPNQPGTYVQPDDWNELIAQEDVLVLDTRNSYETEVGTFERAVLPQTASFSEFAAYVRQNLDPAKHRKVAMFCTGGIRCEKASAFMLQEGFEEVYHLRGGILRYLEQVPEQESKWQGQCYIFDKRTVVTPEDFQ; encoded by the coding sequence GTGACTTACACCATCGCAGCCTTTTACCGGTTCCTCTCGATCGCAGAGCCGAAAGCTCTCGCGGCAGAGTTACGTCGTCTCTTCCAGGACTCGGACCTGCTCGGCACTCTGCTGATTGCCGAAGAAGGCATCAATGGCACGATGGCCGGCTCTGCCGAAACCATCGACCGGCTGCTGGCGACTCTCGCCGAGAAGGTCGGCCTGGACCGCGCCGAAGTAAAGTTCACCGCTTCCAAAACAGAGCCCTTCCGCAAGCTGCGTTTTGCCGTAAAGCGGGAGATCATCACTTTCCGTCAGAACGTCAATCCCAACCAGCCAGGCACCTATGTCCAACCCGACGACTGGAACGAACTGATCGCACAGGAGGATGTATTGGTCCTCGATACCCGCAACAGTTACGAGACAGAGGTCGGCACCTTTGAGAGGGCGGTACTGCCGCAGACGGCCAGCTTCTCTGAGTTTGCTGCGTACGTACGTCAGAATCTGGATCCGGCAAAGCATCGCAAGGTAGCGATGTTTTGCACGGGCGGCATTCGCTGCGAGAAGGCCTCCGCCTTCATGCTGCAGGAGGGCTTTGAAGAGGTGTATCACCTAAGAGGCGGCATCCTGCGTTACCTGGAGCAGGTCCCTGAGCAGGAGAGCAAATGGCAGGGACAGTGCTACATCTTCGATAAGCGCACCGTGGTCACCCCGGAAGACTTCCAGTAA